A genomic window from Chrysoperla carnea chromosome 3, inChrCarn1.1, whole genome shotgun sequence includes:
- the LOC123296864 gene encoding probable tRNA (guanine(26)-N(2))-dimethyltransferase → MDKIKNVENVTKISEGKAEILTKGQVFYNPVQEFNRDLSIAVLNAFAAERDVGKKLTILEALSATGLRSIRYAKEVVEVKKIIANDISNKAVEDIKENIVLNSVENIVESSCNDAVMLMYQHRKPNERFSAVDLDPYGSPTIFLDSAVQCVEDGGLLLVTATDMAVLAGNTPETCYYKYGAISLRLRSCHEMALRILLQCIESHANRYGRYIVPLLSLAADFYIRVFVKIFTGPAICKKTTSKLSFVYECVGCETFNLHPLGVLKPSKNPNILKSVIPVGLPVNEECEHCGHQFRVGGPIWSAPIHDDIFVSKVLLSVPQHLGTLKRILGVLNVIREELIDVPLYYTLDRLCGKMHLETPSMMKVRSAILNAGYKVSFSHANRVSIKTDAPASFLWDLLRNWETTHPVNKAKIAKEDPALKLLENKNSNININWNLHPHANPDSRKLNLLRYQENPQANWGPGTRGTAMVDIDKLSKSKRNQGKYSKKRNRSNESISNEADKHFKQADETLSNETSDEALSNVTSEEISNTETTKNHENL, encoded by the exons atggataaaattaaaaacgtggAGAACGTAACAAAAATTTCAGAAGGCAAAGCAGAAATTCTTACAAAAGGACAAGTTTTTTACAATCCAGTACAAGAATTTAACCGCGATTTAAG tattgCGGTATTGAATGCATTTGCTGCCGAACGTGATGTTGGAAAAAAACTTACTATTCTTGAAGCATTATCAGCTACTGGATTACGAAGTATTCGCTATGCGAAAGAAGTagttgaagttaaaaaaataatcgctAATGATATATCGAATAAAGCTGTAGaagatattaaagaaaatattgttttaaattcggTAGAAAATATCGTTGAATCTAGCTGTAATGATGCTgt AATGCTTATGTATCAACATCGAAAACCGAATGAAAGATTTTCAGCCGTTGATCTTGATCCATATGGCAGTCCGACAATATTTTTAGATAGTGCTGTCCAGTGTGTAGAAGACGGTGGTTTACTGCTTGTGACTGCAACTGATATGGCAGTATTAGCTGGAAATACACCAGAAACATGTTATTATAAATACGGCGCAATATCATTAAGACTTCGAAGTTGTCATGAAATG gCATTACGAATATTATTACAATGCATAGAATCGCATGCAAATCGTTATGGACGATATATTGTGCCATTATTGTCTTTGGCTGCAGATTTTTATATTcgtgtttttgttaaaattttcactggaccagctatttgtaagaaaacaaccag CAAATTAAGTTTCGTGTACGAGTGTGTTGGATGtgaaacatttaatttacaCCCTTTAGGTGTATTAAAACCATCTaaaaatccaaatattttaaaaagtgttatTCCAGTGGGACTACCCGTTAATGAAGAGTGTGAACACTGTGGACATCAATTTCGG GTTGGTGGACCAATATGGTCAGCTCCTATTCACGAtgatatttttgtatcaaaagtATTATTGTCAGTGCCGCAACATTTGGGTACTTTAAAACGTATTTTAGGCGTTTTAAATGTAATACGAGAAGAATTGATCGACGTTCCTCTATATTATACCTTAGATAGATTGTGCGGAAAAATGCATTTAGAAACACCATCTATGATGAAAGTTAG atccGCTATATTAAATGCAGGCTATAAAGTATCGTTTTCACATGCAAATCGAGTATCAATTAAAACTGATGCTCCAGCTTCATTTTTATGGGACTTGTTAAGAAATTGGGAAACAACACATCCTGTAAATAAAGCCAAAATTGCAAAGGAAGATCCTGcactaaaattattagaaaacaaaaactCTAATATAAACATTAATTGGAATTTACATCCACATGCTAATCcagattcaagaaaattaaatttacttagaTATCAAGAGAATCCACAAGCTAATTGGGGACCTGGAACTCGTGGGACAGCtat GGTTGATATTGATAAATTATCGAAAAGTAAAAGAAATCAAGGAAAATATAGTAAGAAACGAAATAGATCAAATGAATCCATAAGCAACGAAGcagacaaacattttaaacaagCTGACGAAACATTGAGTAATGAAACTAGTGACGAAGCATTGAGTAATGTAACAAGTGAAGAAATATCGAATACTGAAACGAcgaaaaaccatgaaaatttataa
- the LOC123296863 gene encoding zinc finger protein 2 homolog, translating to MCNATFNRKSSLIQHKMSHTGEKPFSCDVCKKTFNRNWSLLEHKRIHSGEKPYLCDICSKGFTSRTHLNTHKRTHTGEKPYLCDICSRSFNHGSTLVKHKRLHTGERPFLCDMCHKTFTCQSHLNKHKRSTHNGEKTFSKSFEHEKMEHSLAVISENNQFEKRLNTEFSIKNEEDYLNPEKSLHTKEKLFPRNKSDEREKNEHSLAVISENNKFEKRLNTEFSIKNEEDYLNPEKSLHTREKLFSRNESDEREKNEHPLSVFHDKLDKELNTEFTIKKEDRVTTQDAQIKNSILEESNTDSMVEMPDNKSDISWEPERNHENGKTINTEILSIKEEMLEPNIFEPQIQIEDQPLLFPKFKRKGLIKPKQICKGAKSFLCDICSKVLTSQNHLNEHKRLHTGEKPYLCDICSKSFTHASTLVKHKQSHTGERPFLCDICNKTFICQSHLNEHKRTHTGEKPYLCDICCQSFAHGSSLFKHKLTHSGEKPFLCDICSKKFSRKHDLAQHKRTHTGEKLHDKKFLCDICNRTFNKKSNLNKHKLIHSGEKPFSCDICSKSFSDKSNLSKHKRGHIKTEVTRAQSILTHVFSTARLLE from the coding sequence TGCAACATTTAATAGAAAAAGCagtttaattcaacataaaatgTCACacactggtgaaaaaccattttcatgtgatgtatgtaaaaaaacatttaatagaaATTGGAGTTTGCTTGAACATAAACGGATACattctggagaaaaaccatatttatgtgatatttgtagtAAAGGTTTTACAAGCCGAACTCATTTAAATACacataaacggactcatactggtgaaaaaccatatttatgtgatatttgtagCAGGTCATTTAATCATGGAAGTactttagttaaacataaacgatTACACACGGGAGAAAGaccatttttatgtgatatgtgtcataaaacatttacatgtcaaagtcatttaaataaacataaacgtTCGACACATAAtggagaaaaaacattttctaaatctTTTGAACACGAGAAAATGGAACATTCATTGGCAGTTATTAGcgaaaataatcaatttgaaaaacgattaaatacagaattctctattaaaaacgaagaagaCTATTTAAACCCTGAAAAATCACTTCACAccaaagaaaaactatttccaCGAAATAAATCTGATGAACGGGAGAAAAATGAGCATTCATTGGCAGTTATTagcgaaaataataaatttgaaaaacgattaaatacagaattctctattaaaaacgaagaagaCTATTTAAACCCTGAAAAATCACTTCACACCagagaaaaactattttcacgAAATGAGTCTGATGAACGGGAGAAAAATGAACATCCATTGTCAGTTTTTCACGATAAACTTGATAAAgaattaaatacagaatttactattaaaaaagaaGACAGAGTTACTACACAAGATGCacagattaaaaattcaatattggaAGAAAGTAACACTGATAGCATGGTAGAAATGCCAGATAACAAAAGTGATATTAGTTGGGAACCTGAACGAAAtcatgaaaatggaaaaacaataaatacCGAAATATTGTCGATTAAAGAAGAAATGTTAgaaccaaatatttttgaaccACAAATTCAAATTGAAGATCAACCACTTTTATTtcctaaatttaaaagaaaaggttTAATTAAACCTAAACAGATTTGCAAGGgagcaaaatcatttttatgtgatatttgtagtAAAGTTTTAACGAgccaaaatcatttaaatgagCATAAACGTcttcatactggtgaaaaaccatatttatgtgatatttgtagCAAGTCATTTACCCATGCGAGTactttagttaaacataaacaatCACACACAGGAGAAAGaccatttttatgtgatatatgtaataaaacatttatatgtcAAAGTCATTTAAAtgaacataaacgaactcatactggtgaaaaaccatatttatgtgatatttgttGCCAATCATTTGCTCATGGGAGtagtttatttaaacataaactgACTCacagtggagaaaaaccatttttatgtgatatttgtagtaaaaaatttagtaggaaACATGATTTAGCCCAACACAAACGGACTCATACCGGAGAAAAAttacatgataaaaaatttttatgtgatatttgtaatagaacatttaataagaaaagtaatttaaataaacacaaattgATTCACAGTGGAGAAAAGCCATTTTCATGCGACATTTGTAGTAAATCATTTTcagataaaagtaatttaagtaAACATAAACGGGGTCACATTAAGACTGAAGTAACACGAGCTCAGTCGATTTTAACACACGTTTTTTCAACTGCACGTTTGTTAGAATGA